Within the Flavobacteriales bacterium genome, the region CCAATTTCTGAGCCAATTAAGAATTCGGGACATTTACAAATATTATATGGCAATTTAGCGGAACAAGGTTCTGTAGCCAAGATTACCGGAAAAGAAGGGTTGCGATTTGAGGGAACTGCTAAAGTTTATAATTCTGAGGAATTGGTTAATAAAGCAATTGGCGCCGGAGAAATCCAGGCAGGGAATGTTATCGTTATTCGCTACGAAGGACCTAAAGGTGGACCAGGAATGCGTGAAATGCTTAAGCCTACTTCTATGATTATGGGTAAAGGTTTAGGAAACGATGTTGCTCTTATTACAGATGGTAGATTCTCTGGTGGTACGCATGGTTTTGTTGTTGGACATATTACTCCAGAAGCACAGGAAGGTGGGTTGTTGGCTCTAATAGAAGATGGTGACAAAATCATTATTGATGCACAGGACAACCAACTTCAATTAGAAGTATCAGATGATATAATTGCGGAGAGAAGAAAAAACTGGGTTCAACCTGGTCCGAAATTCACAAAAGGGATTTTATATAAATATGCCAAATTGGTGTCGTCGGCATCAGAAGGGTGTGTTACTGATGAGTAATCAGACTAGATAGATAAGTCATGGAGAAGAAAGTAGTAAAGAAGAAAGTACAGCAGCCAAGAAAGAAGGAGATGCTGGGATCGGAAGCGATTCTTGAAGCATTAATTCATGAAGATGTTGATACCATTTTTGGATATCCTGGTGGGGCAATCATGCCTATATATGATGCTTTGTATACTTATAAGGATAAATTGAGACACATACTTGTTCGACACGAACAAGGTGCAACACATGCTGCTGAAGGTTATGCTAAAATGACTGGTCGTCCTGGTGTATGCTTCGCTACTTCTGGTCCTGGAGCTACAAACTTGGTAACAGGTATTGCTGATGCTATGTTGGATTCAATTCCAATGGTTTGCATTACAGGTCAAGTAGGTTCTCATTTGTTAGGAATGGATGCT harbors:
- a CDS encoding acetolactate synthase large subunit (catalyzes the formation of 2-acetolactate from pyruvate; also known as acetolactate synthase large subunit), whose amino-acid sequence is MEKKVVKKKVQQPRKKEMLGSEAILEALIHEDVDTIFGYPGGAIMPIYDALYTYKDKLRHILVRHEQGATHAAEGYAKMTGRPGVCFATSGPGATNLVTGIADAMLDSIPMVCITGQVGSHLLGMDAFQETDVIGVTMPVTKWNFQITNAEEIPQVIAKAFYIANSGKPGPVLIDVTKNAQFQKFRFAPQEYKDLKSYNPFRNGIDKDIEKAAKLINKAKTPMMFIGNGVLISKAE